A portion of the Leptospira kobayashii genome contains these proteins:
- the argB gene encoding acetylglutamate kinase — protein sequence MELQLEKINHILEALPYLIKYSGKTIVIKYGGAAMIEEDLKASFAEDIVLLKYLGINPVVVHGGGPEINQLIKSLNLNTQFVRGHRVTDEPTMEVVEMVLTGKVNKQIVSLIQEKGGKTVGLSGKDGGLTLAEKYLMEFEDENGKMQSLDLGLVGQITNVNPSLIHTLQAEDFIPIISPVSVSKEGKTLNINADTMAGAIAASLSAEKLILLTDTPGILIDGQLVTGLNKQKIDEYIRSGQISGGMIPKVECCLDAMRGGVKRAHIIDGRVPHSVLIEVLTNQGIGSLIE from the coding sequence ATGGAACTCCAACTGGAAAAAATCAATCATATCCTAGAAGCCCTTCCTTATTTGATCAAATATTCAGGCAAAACCATCGTAATCAAATACGGCGGTGCCGCCATGATCGAAGAAGACTTAAAAGCCTCCTTTGCTGAAGACATTGTTTTATTAAAGTATTTAGGAATCAATCCGGTTGTAGTTCACGGTGGCGGTCCTGAGATCAATCAGTTGATTAAATCGCTCAATTTGAACACTCAGTTCGTCAGAGGCCATCGGGTAACAGACGAACCTACGATGGAAGTTGTAGAAATGGTACTCACCGGAAAAGTGAACAAACAAATCGTTTCCCTTATTCAGGAAAAAGGGGGAAAGACCGTCGGACTTTCCGGAAAAGACGGAGGACTCACTCTTGCGGAAAAATATCTGATGGAATTTGAAGACGAAAATGGAAAGATGCAAAGCCTTGACTTAGGACTTGTCGGGCAGATCACGAACGTAAACCCTTCACTCATCCATACACTGCAAGCGGAAGATTTTATCCCGATCATTTCACCTGTTTCCGTTTCCAAGGAGGGGAAAACCCTGAACATCAATGCGGATACGATGGCGGGTGCGATCGCTGCTTCCCTATCTGCCGAAAAATTAATATTACTTACCGATACTCCGGGCATTTTAATCGACGGACAATTGGTAACAGGCCTCAACAAACAAAAGATTGACGAATATATCAGATCAGGCCAGATTTCCGGTGGGATGATTCCCAAAGTGGAATGTTGTTTGGACGCCATGCGAGGAGGAGTGAAACGAGCTCATATCATTGACGGACGCGTTCCTCATTCCGTGCTAATTGAGGTCTTGACAAATCAAGGAATCGGCAGTCTCATCGAATAA
- a CDS encoding SpoIIE family protein phosphatase: MPTKQLTLRLISDIASRINSTADLETLLSEIMGITRDVLDTEGSSLLLYDKEQDVLVFNTTSGLKEESLSNLTVPRGKGIAGMVLETLQPEIVNDAANDPRIFKAIDQTVGYVTRNLICVPMIAQGEVQGVLEAVNSQDGREFNQTDIRILRYLSDQAAIAVKNRLLIDKLNLRANELNCLYQISNALSNIQNSEEFMDLAVKTISEVLQVDRVALKFEKIDQKGLPRSKSKGFSDQYLDEEVQTTLFADRSDWMNKGFKIITAGSPQGILLTQNGIFQHSLMLLPILKNKEWLGALAVSDKTSRTRFDEMDIKILRTLSNQVGEAYRALQVKIQSDRLKNIDRDMQVAAMIQKHSLPIIPKQYSLLEFDTYYQASREIGGDFYDMVIHGKDEVSCIIADVSGKGTPAALFMELSKTVLQQEVSKTTSTKEALTRANEMIQDKSGFLMFVTAMLVRINMTKKEIMFSSAGHNLQILYQKKHHKIQHLSGKGQPMGISNCEFSEHTMAYLPGDLLVLYTDGVTEAMNSKEELFSEERLESVVLSHINDPPEIIRQAILQKVSEFIGDAEPHDDITLFIIRLN; the protein is encoded by the coding sequence ATGCCTACAAAACAGTTAACACTTCGCCTTATTTCCGACATCGCAAGTCGAATCAATTCTACGGCAGACTTAGAAACCCTCTTAAGCGAGATCATGGGAATCACCAGAGACGTTTTGGATACGGAAGGGTCTTCTTTACTACTTTATGACAAAGAACAGGACGTCTTGGTATTCAATACGACAAGCGGTCTCAAGGAAGAATCCCTCTCCAACCTAACAGTGCCTAGAGGGAAAGGGATTGCAGGGATGGTTCTTGAAACCTTACAACCCGAAATCGTAAACGATGCGGCCAACGATCCTCGTATTTTCAAAGCAATCGATCAAACTGTAGGATATGTGACACGCAACCTAATCTGTGTTCCCATGATTGCGCAAGGGGAAGTGCAAGGAGTTTTGGAAGCGGTAAATTCCCAAGACGGCAGGGAGTTCAATCAAACCGATATCAGGATACTCAGATATCTTTCCGATCAAGCCGCTATTGCGGTCAAAAACAGATTACTCATCGACAAACTGAACTTACGCGCCAACGAATTGAATTGTTTGTATCAGATTTCAAACGCACTTTCCAATATCCAAAACTCGGAAGAATTCATGGATTTGGCGGTAAAAACCATTTCCGAAGTTTTACAGGTGGATCGGGTAGCGCTTAAATTCGAAAAAATAGACCAGAAAGGACTTCCCCGATCCAAATCCAAAGGATTTTCGGATCAGTATTTGGATGAAGAGGTGCAAACCACTCTATTCGCAGACCGTTCCGACTGGATGAACAAAGGTTTTAAAATCATTACGGCAGGGTCACCGCAAGGAATTTTACTCACTCAGAACGGAATTTTCCAGCACAGCCTGATGTTACTTCCCATTCTCAAAAACAAAGAGTGGTTAGGTGCTCTTGCAGTATCCGACAAAACATCCAGAACACGATTCGATGAGATGGATATCAAAATCCTGCGTACTCTTTCCAACCAAGTAGGAGAAGCTTATCGTGCCTTGCAGGTAAAAATACAAAGTGATCGTTTGAAAAATATCGATCGTGATATGCAAGTTGCCGCAATGATCCAAAAACATTCTTTACCGATCATTCCGAAACAATACTCGCTTCTTGAATTTGATACTTATTACCAAGCCTCCCGTGAAATCGGTGGGGACTTCTATGATATGGTGATCCATGGCAAAGACGAAGTGTCCTGCATCATCGCGGATGTTTCCGGGAAAGGGACACCTGCCGCATTGTTTATGGAGCTTTCCAAGACAGTATTGCAACAGGAAGTTTCAAAAACAACTTCCACCAAAGAAGCTCTTACTCGTGCCAATGAAATGATCCAAGACAAGTCAGGGTTCCTCATGTTTGTGACCGCGATGCTTGTTCGAATCAATATGACCAAAAAAGAAATCATGTTCTCTTCTGCCGGTCATAACTTGCAGATTCTTTACCAAAAGAAACACCATAAGATCCAACATCTTTCCGGAAAAGGCCAACCTATGGGGATTAGCAATTGCGAATTCTCGGAACATACGATGGCCTACTTACCCGGAGACCTGCTTGTGCTCTATACGGATGGGGTAACGGAAGCGATGAATTCCAAAGAAGAACTTTTTTCAGAGGAACGATTGGAATCCGTAGTTCTATCTCATATCAACGATCCTCCTGAAATCATCCGTCAGGCGATTTTACAAAAAGTAAGCGAATTTATCGGAGATGCGGAGCCGCATGACGATATTACTCTCTTTATTATCCGTCTAAACTAA
- a CDS encoding ATP-dependent 6-phosphofructokinase: MNQNDTKVEQFGDCLYPNPAGYDYWTDEKSVVLFQTVFSGQEEAIHTVRNSPIFFEQAGPREKIYFNPSDVTAGIVTCGGLCPGINDVIRALVMELHYRYKVPRILGFPFGYEGMVKKSGHRPIELTPDKVAHIMNFGGSILGSSRGNQSTNDMVDTLCLYGVKMLFCIGGDGTLRGAQAIQDEVKKRKEEIAVIGIPKTIDNDINYVQKTFGFSTAFSKAVEAVNCAHEEAKGAPFGIGLVKLMGRHSGFIAVNAALASKNVNFVLIPESDFDLEGKGAFFETLKDRIQKRGHAVIILAEGAGQKFFEDKGEMDPSGNKKLSDIGLFIKDKISDYFKRENQTINLKYIDPSYIIRSVPATAEDSVFCGFLAQNAVHAAFAGKTGCVVGIWNNVFTVMPITLAIAERKVLKPERSTLWRALLASTGQPNSMKAIN; encoded by the coding sequence ATGAATCAAAACGATACCAAAGTAGAACAATTCGGTGACTGCCTTTATCCCAACCCGGCAGGGTATGATTACTGGACGGATGAGAAGTCGGTTGTGCTTTTCCAGACTGTATTTTCGGGGCAAGAAGAAGCCATTCATACGGTTAGGAACAGCCCTATCTTTTTTGAACAGGCCGGTCCTAGGGAAAAGATTTATTTTAACCCTTCCGATGTGACGGCAGGTATCGTAACATGCGGTGGACTCTGTCCGGGGATCAACGATGTGATCCGCGCACTTGTGATGGAGCTTCATTATCGTTATAAAGTTCCGCGTATTTTGGGTTTTCCTTTCGGTTATGAAGGTATGGTGAAAAAATCAGGGCATCGACCGATTGAACTGACTCCCGATAAAGTGGCTCATATTATGAACTTCGGCGGATCGATTCTTGGTTCTTCCCGGGGAAATCAGTCCACAAACGATATGGTCGACACCTTATGTCTGTATGGTGTAAAAATGCTTTTTTGCATCGGTGGTGACGGAACACTCCGGGGAGCACAAGCCATTCAGGATGAAGTGAAAAAAAGAAAGGAAGAGATCGCTGTGATCGGAATTCCCAAAACAATCGATAATGATATCAACTATGTTCAAAAAACGTTCGGGTTTTCGACTGCATTTAGTAAGGCGGTAGAAGCGGTCAATTGTGCTCATGAAGAAGCAAAAGGAGCTCCATTCGGGATAGGGCTGGTCAAGTTAATGGGAAGGCATTCCGGTTTTATTGCAGTGAATGCGGCCCTTGCTTCGAAAAACGTAAACTTTGTTTTGATTCCCGAATCCGATTTTGATTTGGAAGGCAAAGGTGCGTTTTTTGAAACTTTGAAAGATAGAATTCAGAAACGGGGTCATGCGGTGATTATTCTCGCGGAAGGAGCAGGGCAGAAATTTTTTGAGGACAAAGGGGAGATGGATCCGTCGGGGAATAAAAAACTTTCGGACATCGGTCTTTTCATCAAAGATAAAATATCGGATTATTTCAAAAGAGAAAATCAAACCATCAATTTGAAATACATTGATCCGAGTTATATCATCCGTTCTGTTCCGGCTACGGCGGAAGATTCCGTATTTTGCGGATTTTTAGCGCAAAACGCGGTACATGCGGCATTTGCAGGAAAGACAGGATGTGTAGTCGGGATTTGGAACAATGTTTTTACAGTGATGCCGATCACCCTTGCCATAGCGGAAAGAAAAGTGCTGAAACCGGAAAGAAGTACACTTTGGAGAGCCTTGCTTGCTTCGACGGGACAACCAAACTCAATGAAGGCGATAAACTGA
- the metH gene encoding methionine synthase, with the protein MKFEYTNPAGNRLVQLIQERILILDGAMGTMIQRHSLQEDDFRGERFKDWTLSVKGNNDMLAMTRPDIIEAVHLEYLEAGSNIIETNTFSSNSVSQADYKMESVVRDLNLAAVQCAKNAVKKYTEKTGKTDIFIAGSIGPTVKTASLSPDVNNPAFRAITFDQLVDSFYEQITALIDGGVDLLLPETNIDTLNLKACIFAIEKIFEERNIRIPVILSVTITDASGRTLSGQTGEAFYISVKHARPLAVGINCALGAGEMRPYIAELAKVADCYVSCYPNAGLPNAFGGYDQTPAEFGSWMEDFAKAGFLNIVGGCCGTTPDHIQAAAKAVASFPPRQLITQPKLSAFSGLEPLKLTKEQGFINIGERTNVTGSPKFKKLILDGKFEEAVQVALQQVQAGANIVDINFDEALLDGEGSMTKFLNLISGEPEIARVPFMIDSSKWSVLEAGLKCVQGKPIVNSISLKEGEEVFLKHAKTIQRFGAAAIVMAFDEQGQAATKDEKIRICKRAYDLLISKLDFDPNDIIFDPNILTVATGIEEHNNYAVDFIEATREIKKICPGAKVSGGLSNISFSFRGNNPVREAMHSVFLYYAIQAGMDMAIVNAGMLEVYEQIPKDLLELIEDVLLNRRPDATERLIDAAGTFHGEAKVQKKDDAWRAGNVEERLTHALVKGIDEFVTQDTEEARLSFSKPLEVIEGPLMNGMKVVGELFGAGKMFLPQVVKSARVMKKAVAYLLPFMEEEKRNQKDESAQAKFLIATVKGDVHDIGKNIVGVVLACNNYEVIDLGVMVPVEKILETAKREGVKAIGLSGLITPSLDEMVHVAKEMERLGFQVPLLIGGATTSPAHTAVKIAEQYSQPVIHVLDASRVVNVMNGVLNPATTESYVATVREDQARIREEFYSRESERNLLSFEDAIANKTKINWENYNPPKPSFTGIKEITDVTLDKLVPYIDWSPFFLAWELKGRFPQILKDPVIGKEATTLYNDAKVMLEKMLKDERLKPRAVVGIFPAHAVGETLEVYSDESKSVLLEKFPMLRQQSTKLAGQPNYSLADFIAPKEFKKQDYLGFFAVTTGHGVDEIAKEYEKDHDDYNSILVKALADRFAEAFAEYMHHWMRIEWGFGKDENLSSEDLIREKYQGIRPAPGYPACPDHTEKPKIWKLMDVEKYTGIILTESCAMWPASSVSGYYFSNPESRYFAIGKINEDQIIDYTERKGMEKSEIERWLSPYLNYDPNKKPALSKS; encoded by the coding sequence ATGAAATTTGAATATACCAACCCGGCGGGCAATAGACTCGTACAACTCATTCAGGAAAGAATCCTCATTTTAGATGGGGCTATGGGTACTATGATCCAAAGGCATTCTTTGCAAGAAGATGACTTTCGGGGAGAAAGATTCAAGGACTGGACTTTATCCGTCAAAGGTAATAATGATATGCTTGCGATGACCCGCCCTGATATTATCGAAGCGGTTCATTTGGAGTATTTGGAAGCCGGATCAAATATCATCGAAACAAATACGTTCAGTTCCAATTCCGTCTCTCAGGCGGATTATAAAATGGAGTCCGTCGTCCGTGACCTCAATTTAGCGGCTGTTCAGTGTGCAAAAAATGCGGTTAAAAAATATACGGAAAAAACCGGCAAAACGGATATATTCATTGCAGGTTCCATCGGACCGACCGTAAAAACTGCATCTCTTTCCCCTGATGTAAATAACCCTGCGTTTCGTGCGATCACATTTGATCAGTTAGTCGATAGCTTCTACGAACAAATTACCGCTCTCATCGACGGAGGAGTGGATTTACTTTTACCAGAAACAAATATCGATACTTTAAACCTAAAGGCATGTATCTTTGCCATAGAAAAGATATTTGAAGAAAGAAATATCCGAATCCCTGTAATTTTGTCCGTTACCATTACGGATGCGTCCGGTAGAACACTTTCCGGTCAAACGGGGGAAGCATTTTATATTTCCGTAAAACATGCAAGACCTTTGGCAGTGGGCATCAATTGTGCGTTAGGTGCAGGGGAAATGCGTCCCTATATCGCGGAACTTGCAAAAGTGGCGGATTGTTACGTTTCCTGTTATCCGAATGCGGGACTTCCGAATGCGTTCGGCGGATACGATCAAACACCCGCCGAATTCGGTTCTTGGATGGAAGATTTTGCCAAGGCGGGATTTTTAAATATAGTCGGCGGATGTTGCGGAACCACACCGGATCATATCCAAGCAGCAGCGAAAGCGGTTGCTTCTTTCCCTCCGAGACAACTCATTACACAACCGAAACTCAGTGCGTTTTCGGGGCTTGAGCCTTTGAAACTTACCAAAGAACAGGGTTTTATCAATATAGGGGAAAGAACGAATGTTACAGGTTCTCCTAAGTTTAAAAAACTGATCTTGGATGGGAAATTCGAAGAAGCTGTGCAAGTTGCCTTACAACAAGTGCAAGCCGGTGCCAATATAGTCGATATCAATTTTGATGAAGCACTTTTGGATGGGGAAGGGTCTATGACCAAATTCCTCAATCTGATTTCGGGGGAACCGGAAATTGCCCGTGTTCCCTTTATGATCGATTCTTCCAAATGGTCTGTTTTGGAAGCCGGACTTAAATGTGTCCAAGGCAAGCCGATTGTAAATTCCATCTCCCTAAAAGAAGGCGAGGAAGTCTTTTTAAAACACGCTAAAACCATCCAGAGATTCGGTGCTGCCGCAATCGTAATGGCTTTCGACGAACAAGGACAAGCTGCGACAAAAGATGAAAAGATCAGGATTTGCAAAAGAGCATATGATCTACTCATTTCCAAACTGGATTTTGATCCTAACGATATTATTTTCGATCCGAATATCCTAACAGTTGCTACGGGGATCGAGGAACACAATAATTACGCTGTGGACTTCATTGAAGCAACCCGCGAAATCAAAAAGATTTGTCCGGGAGCAAAAGTTTCCGGCGGGCTTAGTAATATTTCCTTTTCTTTCCGTGGGAATAACCCGGTTCGGGAAGCGATGCATTCCGTATTCCTCTATTATGCGATCCAAGCCGGAATGGATATGGCCATAGTAAATGCGGGAATGCTCGAAGTTTACGAACAGATCCCAAAAGATCTTTTGGAATTGATAGAGGATGTACTTCTCAACCGCAGACCGGATGCTACCGAGAGACTCATTGATGCTGCTGGTACGTTTCATGGGGAAGCGAAGGTTCAGAAGAAAGACGATGCGTGGAGAGCCGGGAACGTGGAAGAGCGTTTAACACACGCTCTAGTCAAAGGGATTGATGAATTTGTAACACAAGATACGGAAGAGGCGCGACTTAGTTTTTCGAAACCGTTGGAAGTGATCGAAGGTCCTCTTATGAACGGAATGAAAGTGGTCGGGGAACTTTTCGGCGCAGGTAAAATGTTTCTCCCCCAAGTGGTAAAGAGTGCAAGGGTGATGAAAAAAGCCGTGGCATATCTATTGCCCTTTATGGAAGAAGAGAAAAGAAATCAAAAGGACGAATCCGCTCAAGCCAAGTTTTTAATCGCCACTGTGAAAGGGGATGTTCACGATATAGGCAAAAATATCGTGGGTGTAGTGCTTGCTTGTAATAATTACGAAGTGATTGATTTGGGAGTTATGGTTCCCGTTGAAAAGATTTTGGAAACTGCGAAAAGAGAAGGAGTCAAAGCAATCGGTCTTTCCGGGCTTATCACTCCTTCTTTGGACGAGATGGTGCATGTTGCAAAAGAAATGGAAAGACTAGGTTTCCAGGTTCCTCTTCTTATCGGAGGTGCTACTACTTCTCCCGCACACACTGCGGTTAAAATCGCGGAACAATACTCTCAACCCGTCATTCATGTACTGGATGCTTCCCGTGTAGTGAATGTGATGAACGGTGTCTTGAATCCGGCAACAACGGAAAGTTATGTGGCGACCGTGAGAGAAGACCAAGCGCGCATTCGGGAAGAATTTTATTCCAGAGAAAGTGAAAGAAATCTTTTGAGTTTTGAAGATGCAATCGCTAACAAAACCAAAATCAATTGGGAAAATTACAACCCTCCAAAGCCTTCTTTCACGGGGATTAAAGAGATAACAGATGTTACTTTGGATAAATTGGTTCCTTATATCGATTGGTCTCCTTTTTTCCTCGCTTGGGAATTGAAAGGCAGATTCCCGCAAATCCTAAAGGATCCTGTGATCGGAAAAGAAGCCACCACTCTTTATAACGATGCGAAAGTCATGTTGGAAAAGATGTTGAAGGACGAGAGATTGAAGCCGAGAGCGGTTGTTGGTATATTCCCGGCACATGCGGTAGGTGAGACTCTGGAAGTATATTCTGATGAATCCAAGTCGGTACTCCTTGAAAAATTTCCGATGTTGCGCCAGCAAAGCACGAAACTAGCTGGACAACCTAATTATAGTTTGGCTGATTTTATCGCTCCTAAGGAATTCAAAAAACAGGATTATCTTGGCTTTTTTGCAGTAACTACAGGCCACGGCGTGGATGAAATTGCAAAGGAATATGAAAAAGATCATGATGATTATAATTCCATTCTTGTAAAGGCTCTGGCTGACAGGTTTGCCGAAGCATTTGCGGAATATATGCACCATTGGATGCGAATTGAATGGGGATTCGGCAAAGACGAAAACTTATCCAGTGAAGATTTGATTCGTGAAAAATACCAAGGGATCCGTCCTGCTCCCGGTTATCCGGCTTGCCCTGACCATACGGAAAAACCGAAGATTTGGAAATTGATGGATGTGGAAAAATATACAGGTATTATACTAACGGAAAGTTGCGCAATGTGGCCTGCGAGTTCCGTGAGCGGATATTATTTTTCCAATCCTGAATCCAGATACTTTGCAATTGGTAAAATAAACGAAGACCAAATCATTGATTATACGGAAAGAAAAGGTATGGAAAAATCCGAGATCGAAAGATGGCTTTCCCCTTACTTAAATTATGATCCGAATAAGAAGCCGGCACTGTCTAAATCATAG
- a CDS encoding DUF362 domain-containing protein, which produces MAYVVTELCVDCKYTSCAAVCPVEAFHEGPDTLYIDPDTCIDCNACQYECPIDAIFPDYDVPDKHKESIAVNQSEATKFPVIVNTKPPLKGAKCIDPSK; this is translated from the coding sequence ATGGCTTATGTAGTAACTGAACTTTGTGTCGATTGCAAATACACTAGTTGCGCGGCAGTTTGCCCTGTGGAAGCTTTCCACGAGGGGCCGGATACTTTATATATTGATCCGGATACTTGTATCGATTGTAACGCATGTCAATATGAGTGTCCTATCGATGCGATTTTTCCCGATTATGATGTACCGGACAAACATAAAGAGTCCATTGCGGTAAATCAGTCGGAAGCGACTAAGTTTCCTGTGATTGTCAACACCAAACCACCGCTAAAAGGTGCTAAGTGTATCGATCCGAGTAAATAA
- the ahcY gene encoding adenosylhomocysteinase: MSTATNTKSERLPYKVRDISLADWGREEIILAEKEMPGLMALREEFGKTKPLKGARIAGSLHMTIQTAVLIETLIELGAEIRWSSCNIFSTQDHAASAIAKAGIPVFAWKGETEEEYWWCIEQTVFFDGDKGPNMILDDGGDLTHYIHDKFPQFLSEIKGVSEETTTGVNALYKKLKTGELKLPAINVNDSVTKSKFDNLYGCRESLADGIKRATDIMLAGKVALVCGYGDVGKGSAASLRNFGARVVVTEIDPICALQAVMEGYQVLRVEDIIENADIIVTATGNDDIITLEHMKSMKDGAILCNIGHFDTEIQMSRLNSEKGVTKKEIKPQVDKYTFPDGKAIIVLAEGRLVNLGCATGHPSFVMSTSFTNQVLAQIELWTNKYEIGVYRLPKKLDEKVAALHLEKLGVRLTKLNAKQAEYIAVPIEGPYKPEHYRY, from the coding sequence ATGTCCACAGCAACTAATACAAAATCAGAAAGACTGCCTTATAAAGTCAGAGATATCTCTTTGGCTGATTGGGGTAGAGAAGAAATCATTCTCGCTGAAAAAGAAATGCCAGGTCTCATGGCACTTCGTGAAGAGTTTGGAAAAACAAAACCGTTGAAAGGCGCGCGAATTGCAGGATCTCTCCACATGACGATCCAAACCGCAGTTCTTATTGAAACATTAATCGAGTTAGGCGCTGAAATTCGTTGGTCTTCTTGTAATATTTTCTCTACGCAAGATCATGCGGCTTCTGCCATCGCAAAAGCGGGAATTCCCGTATTTGCTTGGAAAGGCGAAACGGAAGAAGAATACTGGTGGTGTATCGAACAAACCGTTTTCTTTGACGGAGACAAAGGACCGAATATGATTTTGGATGACGGTGGGGACTTAACTCATTATATCCATGACAAATTCCCTCAATTTCTTTCCGAAATCAAAGGTGTTTCCGAAGAGACCACTACAGGTGTGAACGCACTGTACAAGAAATTGAAAACAGGTGAATTGAAACTACCTGCGATCAACGTAAATGACTCGGTTACAAAATCGAAATTTGACAACCTTTACGGTTGCCGTGAATCTCTTGCTGACGGTATCAAAAGAGCAACCGACATTATGCTTGCCGGTAAAGTAGCACTTGTTTGTGGGTATGGCGATGTTGGAAAAGGTTCCGCTGCTTCCCTTCGCAATTTCGGTGCAAGAGTCGTAGTGACTGAAATCGATCCGATCTGTGCTCTTCAAGCAGTGATGGAAGGATACCAAGTTCTAAGAGTGGAAGACATTATCGAAAATGCGGACATCATCGTGACTGCAACCGGAAATGACGACATCATCACTTTGGAACATATGAAAAGTATGAAAGACGGCGCTATTCTCTGCAATATCGGTCACTTTGACACTGAAATTCAAATGTCCAGATTGAACTCTGAAAAAGGCGTTACTAAAAAAGAAATCAAACCTCAAGTTGATAAATACACTTTCCCTGACGGTAAAGCAATCATCGTTCTTGCGGAAGGAAGACTTGTTAACCTAGGTTGTGCAACAGGACATCCGTCTTTTGTAATGTCTACTTCGTTTACAAATCAAGTACTAGCTCAAATCGAACTTTGGACTAACAAATATGAGATCGGCGTGTATCGACTTCCTAAAAAATTGGATGAGAAGGTTGCGGCTCTTCACTTGGAAAAACTAGGTGTAAGACTTACCAAACTCAATGCGAAACAGGCAGAGTACATCGCAGTTCCGATCGAAGGTCCTTACAAACCGGAACACTACCGTTACTAG
- a CDS encoding ArsR/SmtB family transcription factor, with amino-acid sequence MKLGTYPQPSAGPRHILPALKAVSDETRVRILHILSFGSFSVNEIVEILSMGQSRISRHLKILTDAGLISSRREGSLVYSSLPEDPSKTNEGSTEIFSNDLTHLILSYKEDLPDREKDQRMVSLILEGREKKSKVFFDRVAAEWESIQEESLNPKLYRSWIIENLPTNSHQIVDLGCGPGGLIPYLLPKSKMVLGIDSSPKMIELAHTAYGNNPSVKLAQAQLESLPISDETCEAVVGSMVLHHISHPPTVLEEIHRVLKPGGVFCLVDLEKHNQEFMRDNFADLWLGFDKDVLESWLINANFEIESENQIQTDSIFKILTIKARKKGGQYVHSN; translated from the coding sequence ATGAAACTGGGAACATACCCCCAACCATCGGCTGGCCCGAGACATATTTTACCCGCCTTGAAAGCAGTTTCGGATGAAACCCGTGTACGCATCCTTCATATTCTCAGTTTTGGGTCTTTTTCTGTAAATGAAATCGTTGAGATCCTAAGCATGGGACAGTCTCGGATTTCCCGCCACCTAAAGATACTTACGGATGCAGGCCTGATTTCTTCCCGAAGAGAAGGATCTCTCGTATATTCTTCCCTTCCGGAAGACCCTTCCAAAACAAACGAAGGTAGTACGGAGATTTTTTCAAACGACCTTACCCATCTCATTCTTTCTTATAAAGAAGACCTTCCTGACAGAGAAAAAGACCAAAGAATGGTGAGTTTGATTCTGGAAGGAAGGGAAAAAAAATCAAAAGTATTCTTTGATAGAGTTGCTGCAGAATGGGAATCCATTCAGGAAGAATCTCTCAATCCGAAATTATACAGATCCTGGATCATCGAAAATCTACCGACAAACAGTCATCAGATTGTGGATTTGGGATGCGGTCCCGGAGGACTGATTCCTTATTTGCTTCCCAAATCCAAAATGGTGCTCGGGATAGATTCCTCTCCTAAGATGATCGAACTTGCCCATACCGCTTATGGGAATAATCCAAGTGTAAAATTGGCCCAAGCACAACTGGAATCACTTCCTATATCGGATGAAACTTGTGAAGCGGTGGTCGGTTCCATGGTGCTTCATCATATCTCCCATCCACCGACAGTGCTTGAGGAAATTCATAGGGTTTTAAAACCGGGTGGAGTATTTTGCCTGGTAGATTTGGAAAAACACAACCAGGAGTTTATGCGTGATAATTTCGCAGACTTATGGCTTGGGTTTGATAAAGATGTTTTGGAGTCATGGCTCATCAACGCGAATTTCGAGATCGAATCGGAAAACCAAATTCAAACGGATTCAATATTTAAAATATTAACAATCAAAGCAAGGAAGAAAGGAGGACAATATGTCCACAGCAACTAA
- a CDS encoding SRPBCC family protein, with the protein MKIIKFILFGFLSLVLVFLLSGFFLPSEYGLERTIFIQANKEKVFDLVNDVEKNQLWSPWRAKDPEAKVTFGEKKAGLGASYSWVGPVSGSGTLTITKSEPFQTIENHLDFGDMGKAEAYWKFSPKEKGMDVTWGFTGKAEGYIDRYFGALIEPFLGPDYEAGLSKLKAIAEE; encoded by the coding sequence ATGAAAATTATTAAGTTCATTCTTTTTGGTTTCTTATCCCTCGTTCTAGTGTTTCTACTTAGTGGGTTCTTTCTACCTTCGGAGTACGGTTTGGAAAGAACCATATTCATTCAGGCAAACAAAGAGAAGGTTTTCGATCTTGTGAATGATGTGGAAAAAAATCAACTTTGGTCTCCTTGGAGAGCAAAGGATCCCGAGGCAAAAGTTACTTTTGGAGAAAAGAAGGCGGGACTAGGTGCCTCTTATAGTTGGGTTGGTCCTGTTTCCGGATCAGGCACTTTGACTATCACCAAGTCGGAACCTTTCCAAACGATAGAAAACCATTTGGATTTCGGTGATATGGGAAAGGCCGAGGCTTATTGGAAATTTTCTCCGAAAGAAAAAGGAATGGATGTTACCTGGGGTTTCACCGGGAAAGCGGAAGGATACATAGATCGCTATTTTGGTGCTTTGATTGAGCCGTTTTTGGGCCCGGATTATGAAGCGGGTTTGAGTAAGCTCAAAGCGATCGCAGAAGAATAA